The window TGCCCTGGGCGGCGCGGTCAAACTCTGCGCTCCATAGGTCCAGAAACACCCGGCGTGCCGTTTCCAACCCACCATCGCGATACAGGGCCGCCATCAGGGCCTCGCAGCCCCCGGCCAGAATGGAGTCGGTCTCGCGACCACCGATCTTGCTGGATGAGGCCGACAGGCGCAGGGCCGGGCCAAGCTCGGCAGCCCGGGCGACCCGAGCGCAGGTCTCGCGGCTGACCAGGGCATTCAGGCGCGGTGCCAGCTCGCCTTCCTTGGCCTGCGGAAAACGCTCGGCCAGAGCTTCCGCGGCCAACAGGCCCAAGACGCGGTCGCCGATGAACTCCAGCACCTCGTTGTCGGCCGTCTTCTTGGAACCGTCCCCCACGCTCGCATGGGTCAGGGCCTGTTCCAGAAGCTGGCGATCGGCGAAGGCATGGCCAATCCGTCGTTCCAGGTCGCCGACGGCAGCGACCCGCTTATCCTTGACCAAGGGAGTCCGCCTCGATCACTTCAGGACGCGGAAGAAGCGGCTCGGACGGGCGTCCAGCACCCAGGTCCAGGGCTTGAACAGCGCGGCATTGCGGTTCCAGGAAAGCAGGATGATCTGGGCCTTGCCGACAAGGTTCTCTGCCGGCACGAAGCCGACGCCGATCTCATCACCAATGTATTGGTCCAGCTCATAGTCCCACTTGCAAGTGCCCGATCCGGTCTTGAACGGCGAAACGCCCGGATCGAAACGACTGTCAGCCGAGTTGTCCCGGTTGTCGCCCATGAAGAAATAGCAGCCTTCCGGCACGGTATAGACACCCGTGTTGTCTCCGCGGCTGTCAGGGCCGTAGTCCTGGGTCTGATACTTGCGGCCTTCAGGATTGGTTTCCTCGAAGCGCTGGACCTGCTGGGTGAAGCCATAGCCCATGTCGACCAGGGCCGGTTGACGGGCGGCCTGATCGAGCGGCTTGCCATTGATAGTGACGACGCCACCGCGCACCTGGACCTTGTCGCCCGGCATGCCGATCAGACGCTTGATGTAGTCGGTGCGATTGTCGCGCGGCAACTTGAAGACAATGATGTCGCCACGCTTCGGCGCATTGTTGAGGATTCTGCCGTTGAACAGCGGCGGGCTGAACGGGATGGAATGCTTGCTCCAGCCATAGCTGAACTTGCTGACGATGATGTAATCGCCTTCCAGCAGGTTGGGCTCCATCGACCCGGACGGGATGGTAAAGGGCTGAAAAAGCAGGACGCGCAGCACCAAGGCTATGCCCAGGGCATAGGCCACAGTCTTGACGATCTCGATGAATTCCTTGATCGCGCCGCCCTGTTCGTCAGGGTGCGCGTTTTCGTCGGCGGCGTCGGTCATGCGGGCGCTGGACTCTCGAGCAGAAGGGTTCCGGCGGACCGGACAGGCTTAGCTAGACGCGCTTTATGCATCGGGCAAGCTTCAGGGCAGTTAACTCGACTTCATGGCGGCGAAAGGGCAACTCGCCGGCCTCTACTCATCCTCGAGCAGAAGACGGATTTCTACGGTCCCGCCGGCCTCATAGACGGGATTGCCCGCGAGACACGACCCCGCGTCCTCCAGGCTGTCTGCGGCGATCCGGATGAACCCCGCCAGATGGTCAGTCGAAGGCCGAACTGCCCCATCCTTCCGGAAACAGGCCCCGTCGCCGAGGCTGCTTCCACCGCGGAGACGCCCGGCCTCGGCGAGTCCGTCGAGATAGGCCGGCCAAGCCGCTGCGGCCTCATCGACCGCGTCAACGTGCATCAGCAGCAGATACTCACTCATCCGACGGTCGCTCTCGCAGGGTGCTAAAGGGCCTCGATGATCACGAAGGCCTGGGCATAGGGATGATCATCTGTCAGGGACAGATGAATGACGGGCGTCATTCCGGCCGGCACCATCGAGGCAAGCTGCGCCGCAGCACCGCCTGTCAGAGCAAGGGTCGGCTTGCCAGAGGGCAGGTTGACCACGCCCATGCCCGCCAGATGCACACCCCTCTTCAGGCCCGTGCCCAGGGCCTTTGAACAGGCCTCCTTGGCCGCGAAACGTTTGGCATAGCTGCTGGCCCGGTCCGGCTTGCGCTCTGAACGCGCTCGCTCGATCTCCGTAAAAACCTTGTGCGTGAACCGATCGCCGAAACGCTCCAGGGACTTCTCGATCCGCCGGATGTCACACAGGTCGGATCCGATGCCGATGATCACGCTGCCAGTTCCGCGCGAGCGGCTTCCATCAGGGCCCGCATGCGATGGATCGCCTCGGGCAAGCCCACAAAGATCGCCTCACCAATCAGGAAATGCCCGATGTTCAACTCGGCAATCTGAGGGATGGCCGCAATCGGCTTGACGGTCGCATAGTCGATGCCGTGTCCGGCGTGGACTTCCAGCCCGAGGTTGGCGGCCAGGTCCGCGCCATCCTGAAGCCGGCGGAGAATGGCTGCAGCGCGATCGACCTCGCCCGCGCGCGCCGCATCACAATAGGCCCCTGTATGCAGTTCGATCACCTGGGCACCCAGACGGTGGGAGGCCTCGATCTGCCCGGCTTCCGCATCGATGAACAGCGACACCCGGCTACCGGCATGCCGAAGGCGCGCGGTTGCGGCGGCGATGGCGTCATAGCCTCGCACGACATCGAGTCCGCCTTCGGTCGTGACCTCTTCGCGACGCTCCGGCACCAGGCACGCTGCATGAGGGCGGGCCTGCAGGGCGATCCCGACCATCTCATCGGTGACGGCCATCTCGAAATTGAGAGGCTTGCCCCGCTTGAGGCACAGGTCGGTGAGTACCGCGATGTCGGCATCGGAGATATGCCGCCGGTCTTCTCTCAGATGGGCGGTGATGCCGTCGGCTCCGGCGGCCAGGGCCAGCTCAGCAGCACGGACAGGTTCTGGATAGCTGGATCCGCGCGCGTTCCGGATCGTCGCCACGTGGTCGAT of the Caulobacter henricii genome contains:
- the rnc gene encoding ribonuclease III — translated: MVKDKRVAAVGDLERRIGHAFADRQLLEQALTHASVGDGSKKTADNEVLEFIGDRVLGLLAAEALAERFPQAKEGELAPRLNALVSRETCARVARAAELGPALRLSASSSKIGGRETDSILAGGCEALMAALYRDGGLETARRVFLDLWSAEFDRAAQGKPRDPKTALQEWAQGLGKPLPTYAVKDRKGPDHAPVFTVQVTVAGLDPIFADGRSRQEAEKAAARALLDREGAA
- a CDS encoding pyridoxine 5'-phosphate synthase yields the protein MTARIRPPIAIEGGKILSEHQTNVRLGVNIDHVATIRNARGSSYPEPVRAAELALAAGADGITAHLREDRRHISDADIAVLTDLCLKRGKPLNFEMAVTDEMVGIALQARPHAACLVPERREEVTTEGGLDVVRGYDAIAAATARLRHAGSRVSLFIDAEAGQIEASHRLGAQVIELHTGAYCDAARAGEVDRAAAILRRLQDGADLAANLGLEVHAGHGIDYATVKPIAAIPQIAELNIGHFLIGEAIFVGLPEAIHRMRALMEAARAELAA
- the lepB gene encoding signal peptidase I; translated protein: MTDAADENAHPDEQGGAIKEFIEIVKTVAYALGIALVLRVLLFQPFTIPSGSMEPNLLEGDYIIVSKFSYGWSKHSIPFSPPLFNGRILNNAPKRGDIIVFKLPRDNRTDYIKRLIGMPGDKVQVRGGVVTINGKPLDQAARQPALVDMGYGFTQQVQRFEETNPEGRKYQTQDYGPDSRGDNTGVYTVPEGCYFFMGDNRDNSADSRFDPGVSPFKTGSGTCKWDYELDQYIGDEIGVGFVPAENLVGKAQIILLSWNRNAALFKPWTWVLDARPSRFFRVLK
- a CDS encoding YciI family protein produces the protein MSEYLLLMHVDAVDEAAAAWPAYLDGLAEAGRLRGGSSLGDGACFRKDGAVRPSTDHLAGFIRIAADSLEDAGSCLAGNPVYEAGGTVEIRLLLEDE
- the acpS gene encoding holo-ACP synthase encodes the protein MIIGIGSDLCDIRRIEKSLERFGDRFTHKVFTEIERARSERKPDRASSYAKRFAAKEACSKALGTGLKRGVHLAGMGVVNLPSGKPTLALTGGAAAQLASMVPAGMTPVIHLSLTDDHPYAQAFVIIEAL